A single genomic interval of Blastocatellia bacterium harbors:
- a CDS encoding SUF system NifU family Fe-S cluster assembly protein gives MTDLRDLYQEVLLDHSKRPRNFGVLEDADHTAVGHNPLCGDKVVVYLRMEGDRIAEIRFQGQGCAVSQASASMMTESVKGKTRAEAEALFERFHELLTSKDSDVAEAPELGKLAIFAGVRKYPVRVKCATLAWHTLRAALEQKAETVSTE, from the coding sequence ATGACCGATCTGCGCGATCTCTATCAAGAGGTATTGCTCGATCACAGTAAGCGACCGCGAAATTTCGGTGTCCTGGAAGACGCCGATCATACGGCCGTCGGGCATAACCCGCTCTGTGGAGACAAGGTCGTCGTCTACCTGCGGATGGAAGGGGACCGGATCGCCGAGATTCGCTTTCAAGGCCAGGGATGCGCCGTCTCGCAAGCTTCGGCTTCGATGATGACCGAGAGCGTCAAGGGCAAGACGCGCGCGGAAGCGGAAGCGCTGTTCGAACGCTTCCACGAATTGCTCACGAGCAAAGATTCCGACGTCGCCGAAGCTCCCGAATTGGGGAAGCTCGCGATCTTCGCCGGCGTGCGGAAATATCCTGTTCGCGTCAAATGCGCGACGCTCGCGTGGCACACCTTGCGCGCGGCTCTCGAACAGAAGGCCGAGACGGTCTCAACTGAATGA
- the sufB gene encoding Fe-S cluster assembly protein SufB: MATPTNVIEELVNREYRYGFVTPVEEEVFPPGLNEDIIRRISAKKNEPEWLLEWRLRAYRYWAKLVEEGAEPRWANVTYPPIDYQAIRYYAAPKRRPKSLDEVDPEIRRTYERLGIPLEEQERLAGVAVDAVFDSVSVATTFRQKLAELGIIFCSFSEAVQEYPELVRKWLGSVVPYTDNFFAALNSAVFSDGSFVYVPKGVRCPMELSTYFRINASQTGQFERTLIIADEGAYVSYLEGCTAPMRDENQLHAAVVELIALDNATIKYSTVQNWYPGDREGRGGIYNFVTKRGKCLGRNSKISWTQVEVGSAITWKYPSCILIGDNSVGEFYSVAVTNHYQQADTGTKMIHIGKNTRSTIISKGISAGHGQNTYRGMVKIMKGATGARNYSQCDSLLLGDKCGAHTFPYIEVHEPTAQLEHEATTSKISEEQLFYCRQRGLSAEDAISMIVNGFCKEVLRELPMEFAVEAQKLLGISLEGSVG, encoded by the coding sequence ATGGCGACGCCGACGAACGTCATCGAGGAACTGGTCAACCGGGAATACCGGTATGGCTTCGTCACGCCGGTGGAGGAGGAGGTCTTCCCGCCAGGGCTGAACGAGGACATCATTCGCAGGATCTCGGCCAAGAAGAACGAGCCGGAATGGCTGCTGGAGTGGCGACTGCGCGCCTATCGGTATTGGGCGAAGCTCGTGGAAGAAGGCGCCGAGCCCCGATGGGCGAACGTTACGTATCCTCCCATTGATTATCAGGCGATCCGCTATTACGCGGCTCCCAAGCGGCGGCCGAAGAGCCTGGACGAGGTGGATCCGGAGATTCGCCGGACGTATGAGAGGCTCGGCATTCCCCTGGAAGAGCAGGAGCGGCTGGCCGGCGTGGCCGTGGATGCTGTTTTCGATAGCGTCTCGGTGGCGACGACCTTCCGTCAAAAGCTCGCCGAATTGGGCATCATCTTCTGCTCCTTCTCTGAGGCCGTACAGGAGTATCCGGAACTCGTGCGGAAATGGCTCGGCTCGGTCGTGCCCTACACGGATAACTTCTTCGCCGCGCTCAACTCGGCCGTCTTCAGCGATGGGTCTTTCGTCTATGTCCCCAAGGGGGTGCGCTGTCCGATGGAGCTTTCCACCTACTTCCGCATCAACGCCTCGCAGACGGGACAGTTCGAGCGCACGCTCATCATCGCCGATGAAGGGGCGTATGTGAGCTATCTGGAAGGTTGCACGGCCCCCATGCGCGACGAAAACCAACTCCATGCCGCCGTTGTGGAACTGATCGCCCTGGACAACGCGACGATCAAGTATTCGACCGTCCAGAACTGGTATCCGGGCGATCGTGAGGGGCGCGGCGGTATCTACAACTTCGTCACCAAGCGCGGCAAGTGCTTGGGGCGCAACTCGAAGATCTCTTGGACACAGGTCGAGGTCGGTTCGGCTATCACGTGGAAATATCCGAGCTGCATCTTGATCGGCGACAATTCGGTGGGCGAATTCTATTCGGTGGCTGTGACCAATCACTATCAACAGGCCGACACGGGAACGAAGATGATCCACATCGGGAAGAATACGCGGAGCACGATCATCTCCAAGGGGATCTCAGCGGGTCATGGGCAGAACACCTATCGCGGGATGGTGAAGATCATGAAGGGGGCTACGGGAGCGCGGAATTATTCGCAGTGCGATTCGCTGCTTCTGGGCGACAAGTGCGGCGCGCATACGTTCCCCTACATCGAGGTGCACGAGCCGACGGCGCAGTTGGAGCATGAGGCGACGACCTCGAAGATCAGCGAAGAGCAGCTCTTCTACTGTCGGCAGCGCGGGCTCTCGGCCGAAGATGCCATCTCCATGATCGTCAATGGCTTCTGCAAGGAGGTGCTGCGCGAGTTGCCGATGGAATTCGCCGTCGAAGCCCAGAAACTCCTTGGCATCAGTTTGGAGGGAAGTGTCGGATGA
- a CDS encoding aldo/keto reductase, which produces MLTRELDRTGVQVPIIGQGTWRMGERAAREREEIEALRLGLDLGLTHIDTAEIYGNGRTEELVGKAIAGRRHEVFLVSKVYPEHASYKGTIRACEQSLRRLRTDYLDLYLVHWWSDRHPIEETMRAMEDLVAAGKIRFIGVSNFTVEQLERAQRALARERIVCDQVCYHLKARHIEYRLLPYCEQQGIAIVGYSPFGSGDFPSPRSRGGRVLAEIGAKYGKTPHQVALNFLTRRPNVFTIPKASRPEHVRENAEAVGWTLAPEDLAALDEVFPPPTRDSPLPMI; this is translated from the coding sequence ATGCTCACGCGCGAACTGGATCGCACGGGCGTTCAGGTTCCGATCATCGGTCAAGGGACATGGCGCATGGGCGAACGCGCCGCGCGCGAGCGGGAGGAGATCGAAGCCTTGCGCTTGGGGTTGGATCTCGGCCTCACGCACATTGACACGGCCGAGATCTATGGGAACGGACGCACGGAGGAATTGGTCGGAAAAGCCATCGCGGGACGCCGTCACGAAGTCTTCCTCGTGAGCAAAGTCTATCCCGAACATGCTTCATACAAGGGAACGATTCGGGCTTGTGAGCAGAGCTTGCGTCGCTTGCGCACCGATTATCTCGACCTCTATCTCGTCCACTGGTGGAGCGATCGTCACCCGATCGAAGAGACGATGCGCGCGATGGAGGACTTGGTGGCGGCTGGGAAGATCCGCTTCATCGGGGTGAGCAACTTCACTGTCGAGCAATTGGAACGCGCTCAACGCGCGCTGGCGCGCGAGCGGATCGTGTGCGATCAAGTCTGTTACCACCTGAAGGCGCGTCACATCGAATACCGCTTGCTCCCCTATTGCGAGCAACAGGGCATCGCCATCGTCGGATATTCTCCCTTCGGGAGCGGGGATTTCCCGTCACCGAGAAGCCGCGGTGGACGCGTGCTCGCCGAGATCGGGGCGAAATATGGGAAGACCCCGCATCAGGTCGCGCTCAATTTCCTCACACGGCGACCGAACGTGTTCACGATTCCGAAAGCCAGTCGTCCCGAGCACGTTCGAGAGAACGCCGAGGCTGTCGGCTGGACGCTCGCTCCTGAGGACCTCGCAGCCCTGGATGAAGTGTTCCCCCCGCCAACGCGGGATAGCCCTCTCCCGATGATCTAG
- a CDS encoding SUF system Fe-S cluster assembly protein, producing MEEIRPTSPSEPVTTPAESNASADSATSATSTAELREKIIAVLRTCYDPEIPVNIYDLGLIYDIEITPEGAVTVRMTLTAPGCPVAFSLPLEVEAKLRGIEGVTDARVELVWDPPWTPDRMSETARLQLGWW from the coding sequence ATGGAGGAGATTCGACCGACATCGCCATCGGAACCGGTGACGACGCCTGCGGAGTCCAATGCTTCGGCGGATTCGGCCACGTCGGCAACGTCCACAGCGGAGCTGCGGGAGAAGATCATCGCGGTGCTGCGGACCTGTTACGATCCGGAGATTCCGGTCAACATCTACGATCTCGGCCTCATCTACGACATCGAGATCACGCCCGAAGGGGCGGTGACCGTGCGCATGACGCTCACGGCCCCAGGATGTCCGGTCGCCTTCTCGCTTCCCCTCGAGGTCGAGGCGAAGCTACGCGGCATCGAAGGCGTGACTGATGCTCGTGTGGAGCTCGTGTGGGATCCGCCGTGGACGCCGGATCGGATGAGCGAGACGGCGCGCTTGCAATTGGGCTGGTGGTGA
- a CDS encoding Rrf2 family transcriptional regulator: MRITAQEEYGLRCLLQLALQPEGEPLTVREIARREGLSTAYVEKLLHLLSRAGLTRSVRGQSGGYCLSRSPQEISLGEIIRALGGFVSDAEICNQFTGNLDYCVHVNNCGIRPLWRVAFYIQSMLDRIPLSALLHDEQKVERDLLETGRSSFIAV; this comes from the coding sequence ATGCGGATTACGGCGCAAGAGGAATATGGCCTTCGCTGCCTGCTGCAACTGGCGTTGCAGCCGGAAGGGGAACCGTTGACCGTTCGGGAGATCGCCCGGCGTGAAGGGCTTTCGACGGCTTATGTGGAGAAGCTCCTGCATCTGCTCAGTCGCGCCGGTCTGACCCGCAGCGTGCGTGGACAAAGTGGTGGTTATTGCTTGAGTCGCTCGCCACAGGAGATCTCGCTCGGGGAGATCATCCGCGCGCTCGGCGGGTTCGTTTCCGACGCCGAGATCTGCAATCAGTTCACGGGGAATTTGGACTATTGCGTCCACGTGAACAATTGTGGGATTCGACCACTCTGGCGCGTGGCATTTTACATTCAAAGCATGCTCGATCGTATCCCTCTCTCGGCCTTGCTCCACGATGAGCAAAAGGTCGAGCGCGATCTCTTGGAGACGGGCCGATCGAGCTTCATCGCCGTGTGA
- the sufD gene encoding Fe-S cluster assembly protein SufD, which yields MDRRRDHRLAALMNDAMFGRSEEKTLYRAHFAEWNEIVRQQEPAWLRARREAAFARFEALGFPTTRQEEWRFTNLAPMLRVPFQLAVARSERSLLEEWLAPYREWMAHHLVFVNGHFVGEIPAGDHPPRLLARGIRALLREEPDLVKPYLASLEERTTNAFAALNAAFLTDGAFVRIPRGAIVETPIHLLFLALDEGAPIVTHPRNVILAEENSQATIIESYVSLGDGQYFTNAVTEIWAGENAIVQHYKVQRESSAAFHIASVGITEERTATVLDFSIALGGALARTDIVALLKGEGAECTLNGFYWARGQQLVDHHTVIEHVAPHGTSREFYKGILDDEARGVFDGTIVVRPGAQKTDARQVNKNLLLSTEALVNTNPRLQILADDVKCSHGATTGHLDEDALFYCRSRGLDAETAREMLTYAFASDILNTIAFGPLRRSVGEWVLTEWPEGEKLKELL from the coding sequence ATGGATCGCCGAAGAGATCATCGGCTCGCTGCGCTCATGAACGACGCGATGTTCGGTCGAAGCGAAGAGAAGACGCTATATCGGGCCCATTTCGCGGAATGGAACGAAATCGTTCGTCAGCAAGAGCCGGCATGGCTGCGGGCTCGTCGAGAAGCGGCTTTTGCTCGCTTCGAGGCCTTGGGATTCCCGACGACGCGCCAAGAGGAATGGCGCTTCACGAACCTTGCGCCTATGCTGCGCGTCCCGTTTCAATTGGCCGTCGCCCGATCAGAACGCTCACTCCTGGAGGAGTGGCTCGCCCCTTATCGGGAATGGATGGCGCATCATCTCGTCTTCGTGAACGGACATTTTGTGGGAGAGATTCCGGCCGGCGATCATCCGCCGAGACTCCTCGCGCGGGGAATCCGCGCGCTCCTTCGCGAGGAACCGGATCTTGTGAAGCCCTATTTGGCCAGTCTGGAGGAAAGGACGACGAATGCCTTCGCCGCGCTGAACGCGGCTTTCCTCACTGATGGGGCGTTCGTGCGAATCCCGCGAGGTGCCATTGTGGAGACGCCTATTCATCTCCTTTTCCTCGCCCTCGACGAGGGAGCGCCCATAGTCACCCATCCTCGGAATGTGATCCTCGCCGAGGAAAATAGCCAAGCGACGATCATCGAGAGCTATGTGAGTCTCGGCGATGGCCAGTACTTCACCAACGCCGTCACGGAGATCTGGGCAGGGGAGAACGCCATCGTGCAGCATTATAAGGTGCAGCGCGAAAGCTCCGCGGCCTTCCACATCGCGAGCGTGGGCATCACGGAAGAACGCACGGCGACGGTCCTCGATTTCTCCATCGCACTCGGAGGAGCGTTGGCGCGGACGGACATCGTGGCGCTCTTGAAAGGCGAAGGCGCCGAATGCACGTTGAACGGCTTTTACTGGGCGCGGGGCCAACAGCTCGTGGATCACCATACGGTGATCGAGCATGTGGCGCCACACGGCACGAGCCGTGAATTCTACAAAGGCATCCTCGACGACGAAGCTCGTGGGGTCTTCGATGGGACGATCGTCGTGCGCCCGGGGGCGCAGAAGACCGACGCCCGACAAGTGAACAAGAACTTGCTGCTCTCGACCGAAGCGTTGGTCAACACGAATCCGCGCCTGCAGATCCTCGCCGATGATGTGAAGTGCAGTCATGGCGCGACCACCGGGCATCTGGACGAAGATGCGCTCTTCTATTGCCGCTCGCGCGGCTTGGACGCGGAGACGGCGCGCGAGATGCTCACGTATGCGTTCGCCTCGGACATCCTCAATACGATCGCCTTTGGTCCCTTGCGGCGCTCTGTCGGGGAATGGGTCTTGACGGAGTGGCCCGAAGGAGAGAAGCTCAAGGAGTTGCTATGA
- a CDS encoding NAD-dependent deacylase has protein sequence MIYERVTEELKERFREAWAVAVLTGAGVSAESGVPTFRGGGGAPVWKGLPVEKIATPEMLRADPVTFWEWYAYRREVIERAEPNPAHRAIAAWERHFERLTVITQNVDGLHQRAGSHNVLELHGSLWRVRCMRCDLKAEDRRVPLPEIPPRCSACGGLLRPDVVLFGEAVPEAIFAQAVAATATCDLFLVVGTSAVVYPAAALPVLAQQNRALVIEVNPETTPITEIADITILGRAGEVLPLLSPSEGGVEDE, from the coding sequence ATGATCTACGAACGCGTTACGGAGGAACTCAAGGAGCGATTTCGCGAAGCGTGGGCAGTCGCCGTGCTGACGGGGGCAGGAGTTTCAGCGGAAAGCGGTGTGCCGACGTTTCGCGGTGGCGGAGGGGCGCCCGTGTGGAAGGGGCTGCCGGTAGAGAAGATTGCGACCCCAGAGATGCTTCGCGCGGATCCGGTCACGTTCTGGGAATGGTATGCCTATCGTCGGGAAGTGATCGAACGGGCTGAGCCCAATCCGGCGCATCGAGCGATCGCCGCTTGGGAGCGACATTTCGAGCGGCTCACGGTGATCACGCAGAACGTGGATGGATTGCATCAACGAGCGGGAAGTCACAACGTGCTGGAATTGCACGGCAGTCTCTGGCGGGTTCGCTGCATGCGGTGTGACTTGAAGGCGGAAGATCGTCGTGTGCCGCTTCCGGAGATCCCGCCGCGCTGTTCGGCGTGCGGGGGGCTCTTGCGGCCTGATGTCGTCTTGTTCGGAGAGGCTGTGCCGGAGGCGATCTTCGCACAAGCGGTAGCGGCGACGGCGACGTGCGACCTTTTCCTCGTCGTTGGGACCTCGGCCGTGGTTTATCCGGCAGCCGCGCTCCCTGTGCTCGCCCAGCAGAATCGCGCGTTGGTGATCGAGGTGAACCCGGAGACGACGCCGATCACGGAGATCGCGGATATCACGATCCTCGGTCGAGCAGGAGAGGTCTTGCCGTTGCTCTCTCCGTCAGAAGGTGGAGTGGAGGACGAGTGA
- the sufC gene encoding Fe-S cluster assembly ATPase SufC, whose protein sequence is MSKRPLLEIRNLRVRVDGQEILKGIALTVYPGEVHSIMGPNGSGKSTLAQVLAGREIYEIVEGEVLYDGEDLLLMPPEERARRGIFLAFQYPVEIPGVSNLYFLKAAVNTIRKQRGLPELDAMEFLTLAREKAKLVELDENLLQRAVNDGFSGGEKKRNEIFQMALLEPRLAILDETDSGLDIDALRIVAQGINALRHPDRAIVLITHYQRLLNYVTPDVVHVLYDGRIVKSGGKELALELEEKGYGWIAEEIIGSLRS, encoded by the coding sequence ATGAGCAAGCGACCACTTTTGGAGATTCGGAACCTTCGCGTTCGCGTGGACGGGCAGGAGATCCTCAAGGGGATCGCGCTGACCGTATATCCGGGAGAGGTCCATTCGATCATGGGGCCCAATGGCTCTGGCAAGAGCACTCTCGCTCAGGTATTAGCCGGACGCGAGATCTATGAGATCGTCGAAGGGGAAGTCCTCTACGACGGGGAGGACCTCTTGCTGATGCCCCCGGAGGAACGGGCGCGCCGAGGGATCTTCCTCGCCTTTCAATATCCGGTCGAGATCCCGGGCGTGAGCAACCTCTACTTCCTCAAAGCCGCCGTGAACACCATCCGCAAGCAGCGGGGGTTGCCGGAGCTGGACGCCATGGAATTTCTCACGCTCGCTCGCGAGAAGGCGAAGCTTGTCGAGCTGGACGAGAACCTGCTGCAGCGGGCGGTGAACGATGGCTTCTCCGGTGGGGAGAAGAAGCGGAACGAGATCTTCCAAATGGCGCTGCTGGAGCCGAGGCTCGCCATCTTGGATGAGACGGATTCGGGTCTGGACATTGACGCCCTTCGCATCGTCGCGCAGGGGATCAATGCCCTGCGCCATCCGGATCGCGCCATCGTCCTCATCACTCACTATCAGCGGCTGCTCAACTACGTCACCCCGGATGTCGTGCACGTCCTCTACGATGGCCGCATCGTGAAATCGGGGGGGAAGGAGCTGGCCCTGGAGCTGGAAGAGAAAGGCTACGGATGGATCGCCGAAGAGATCATCGGCTCGCTGCGCTCATGA
- a CDS encoding cysteine desulfurase codes for MNAVNPACSSTTSFDVRHVREDFPALWQQVNGKPLVYLDNAATTQKPRQVLEAVRRFYEEDCSNVHRGVHTLSQRATEAYERARESVRRFLNARSEQEIVFVRGTTEAINLVAHSFGRRYVRAGDEILISAMEHHSNIVPWQILCEETGARLRVAPINDAGELLLEEFERLLNPRTRLVAITHLSNALGTIVPVREIIRLAHERGIPVLLDGAQAVAHLKVDVQELDCDFYAFSGHKLYGPTGIGVLYGKAEWLEAMPPYQGGGDMISSVTFERTTYNRLPYKFEAGTPHIAGAIGLGAAIEYVTALGLEAIAAHERDLLTYATEAISGIPGVRLIGTAREKASILSFTLEGIHPHDIGTILDQEGIAIRAGHHCAQPVMERFGVPATARASFALYNTREEVDALVRALEKAREVFGL; via the coding sequence ATGAACGCTGTGAATCCGGCCTGTTCGTCCACGACGTCTTTTGATGTGAGGCATGTTCGAGAGGATTTCCCAGCCTTGTGGCAGCAGGTGAACGGAAAACCCCTCGTTTATTTGGATAACGCGGCCACGACGCAGAAGCCGCGCCAGGTTCTAGAAGCGGTGCGACGCTTCTACGAAGAGGACTGCTCGAATGTGCATCGGGGCGTGCACACGTTGAGTCAACGAGCGACCGAAGCTTATGAGCGCGCGCGGGAGAGCGTCCGACGATTCCTCAACGCCCGATCCGAGCAGGAGATCGTCTTCGTCCGAGGGACAACTGAAGCGATCAATCTGGTGGCCCATAGCTTCGGCCGGCGATACGTGCGAGCGGGCGATGAGATCCTCATCTCGGCCATGGAACATCACTCGAACATCGTGCCGTGGCAGATCCTCTGTGAGGAGACGGGCGCGCGGCTTCGCGTCGCTCCGATCAACGATGCGGGAGAACTGCTGCTGGAGGAATTCGAGCGACTTCTGAATCCACGCACGCGGCTCGTCGCCATCACGCACTTGTCGAATGCCCTGGGGACGATCGTTCCCGTTCGGGAGATCATCCGACTCGCCCATGAACGGGGCATCCCAGTTTTGCTCGATGGCGCGCAAGCCGTCGCCCATCTGAAAGTGGACGTGCAGGAGCTCGATTGCGACTTCTATGCGTTCTCCGGGCACAAGCTCTATGGGCCGACGGGAATCGGCGTCCTCTACGGGAAGGCGGAATGGCTGGAGGCGATGCCCCCGTATCAGGGCGGGGGGGATATGATCAGTTCGGTGACGTTCGAGAGAACGACCTACAATCGGCTGCCCTACAAGTTCGAGGCGGGGACGCCGCACATCGCAGGCGCCATTGGTCTGGGCGCCGCGATCGAATATGTGACGGCGCTCGGCCTGGAGGCCATCGCGGCTCATGAGCGCGATTTGCTCACATATGCCACGGAAGCCATCTCAGGGATCCCGGGGGTGCGCCTCATTGGCACTGCACGTGAAAAAGCGAGCATCCTTTCATTCACACTCGAAGGCATCCATCCTCACGACATCGGGACGATCTTGGATCAAGAAGGGATCGCCATTCGGGCGGGTCATCACTGCGCGCAACCGGTCATGGAGCGCTTCGGCGTGCCGGCGACGGCGCGCGCCTCTTTCGCCCTCTACAACACGAGGGAGGAAGTGGACGCGTTGGTGAGGGCTTTGGAGAAGGCGCGGGAGGTGTTCGGGCTATGA
- the larC gene encoding nickel pincer cofactor biosynthesis protein LarC, protein MGRTLYFDCFAGASGDMILGALLDLGLDFDALRSELAKLPLRGYELRRSEVRRAHLRGTKFDVWIEGEDHAHAHGAGHPHRRLEEIVQIIRASELSERVKRRAEEVFHRLAQAEARAHGCAVEEVTFHEVGAVDSIVDIVGACVGFELLGIERFLASPVHLGRGFLGCAHGRYPVPVPATAELLKGARVYTSDIEAELVTPTGAALLATFCEDFGPMPEMRLEGIGYGAGTRDFPDFPNLLRVMLGETRAASGRERLLMLETNLDDASPQILGHVVERALQAGALEAFAVPVVMKKGRLGTLLTLLCRPEDREALLTLLFRETPTLGVRFYEVERRALAREVVSVETPYGPIPVKVATLDGEIVNAAPEFDVCRQAAERHRVPVREVMLAALVAFRRRDREG, encoded by the coding sequence ATGGGGCGCACGCTCTACTTCGACTGTTTCGCGGGAGCGAGCGGCGACATGATCTTGGGGGCGCTGCTCGACCTCGGTCTGGATTTCGACGCGCTCAGAAGCGAATTAGCGAAGCTGCCGCTTCGCGGATATGAATTGCGGCGGAGCGAAGTTCGCCGCGCGCACCTGCGGGGTACGAAATTCGATGTGTGGATCGAGGGAGAGGATCATGCGCACGCTCACGGGGCGGGACATCCGCATCGGCGGCTTGAGGAGATCGTGCAAATCATTCGAGCGTCAGAACTCTCGGAGAGGGTGAAGAGACGAGCGGAGGAGGTCTTCCACCGATTGGCGCAGGCCGAGGCGCGGGCGCACGGATGTGCCGTCGAGGAGGTCACCTTTCACGAAGTGGGTGCCGTGGATTCGATCGTGGATATCGTGGGCGCGTGCGTGGGGTTCGAGCTATTGGGGATCGAGCGATTTCTCGCGTCGCCGGTTCACTTGGGGCGAGGATTCCTCGGATGCGCGCATGGGCGATATCCGGTTCCAGTTCCAGCGACGGCAGAGTTACTCAAAGGGGCGCGCGTGTACACGAGCGACATTGAGGCGGAGCTGGTGACGCCGACAGGAGCGGCGCTGCTGGCGACGTTTTGCGAGGACTTCGGGCCGATGCCGGAGATGCGTCTGGAGGGGATCGGCTATGGAGCAGGAACCCGGGATTTCCCCGATTTTCCGAATCTCCTGCGGGTGATGCTTGGGGAGACGCGTGCGGCGTCGGGACGGGAGCGCTTACTCATGCTCGAAACCAACTTGGACGATGCCAGCCCGCAGATCCTCGGCCACGTCGTGGAGCGAGCGTTGCAGGCAGGGGCGCTCGAGGCCTTCGCCGTTCCTGTCGTGATGAAGAAAGGGAGATTGGGGACGCTGCTCACCCTCCTGTGTCGGCCCGAGGATCGAGAGGCGCTCTTGACGCTCCTTTTTCGCGAGACGCCGACGCTCGGCGTGCGCTTCTATGAGGTTGAGCGGCGCGCGTTGGCCCGCGAGGTGGTCTCGGTGGAGACGCCGTATGGGCCGATCCCGGTGAAGGTCGCCACCTTGGACGGTGAGATCGTGAACGCGGCCCCGGAGTTCGATGTCTGTCGGCAGGCAGCCGAGCGCCATCGGGTGCCGGTGCGAGAAGTCATGCTGGCGGCGCTTGTGGCATTTCGGCGCCGCGACAGGGAGGGGTGA